The stretch of DNA TGCAGGGTCTCGATTTGCGCCGTGACCGTTTTAAATTTCTTTTGGGCTAAAGCCATTTCTTCGTCGATCTTTTCTTTGCGACCTTTTAAAAGAAAATACTTTCCGCCTTTAGCAAAATAGTTCCGGCTCATGTCTAAAATCACATCAACAGGTTTAAATGCACGCGCACTGACGATTTCAATATCTTTTAAGTCCAAGGGAATTTCGCCGTTCACTTTTAAATTTGGCGCGATCGCTTGGCATTTTCTTAGGAACTCTTGTTTCTTGGGGCTTTTTTCAAACAGGTGATAAGTGGTTTTAGGAAATTGAATGGCGTAAACCACTCCCGGAAGTCCGCCACCAGAACCAAAATCTGCCGCGACTTTCACGTGCGGAAATTTCTT from Bdellovibrio bacteriovorus encodes:
- a CDS encoding 16S rRNA (guanine(527)-N(7))-methyltransferase RsmG translates to MHFDKRIPLMIELGFSESEIPRLKKYIDLLWASNEELNLISRKMTFEELIDNHLIDCLLPLKKFPHVKVAADFGSGGGLPGVVYAIQFPKTTYHLFEKSPKKQEFLRKCQAIAPNLKVNGEIPLDLKDIEIVSARAFKPVDVILDMSRNYFAKGGKYFLLKGRKEKIDEEMALAQKKFKTVTAQIETLHSPLLEVERHLVLIP